Proteins from a genomic interval of Mustela lutreola isolate mMusLut2 chromosome 4, mMusLut2.pri, whole genome shotgun sequence:
- the NFKB2 gene encoding nuclear factor NF-kappa-B p100 subunit, which produces MESCYDPALDGMIEYDDFKFDPSIVEPKEPAPETADGPYLVIVEQPKQRGFRFRYGCEGPSHGGLPGASSEKGRKTYPTVKICNYEGPAKIEVDLVTHSDPPRAHAHSLVGKQCSELGVCAVSVGPKDMTAQFNNLGVLHVTKKNMMEIMIQKLQRQRLRSRPQGLTEAERRELEQEAKELKKVMDLSIVRLRFSAFLRASDGSFSLPLKPVISQPIHDSKSPGASNLKISRMDKTAGSVRGGDEVYLLCDKVQKDDIEVRFYEDDENGWQAFGDFSPTDVHKQYAIVFRTPPYHKMKIERPVTVFLQLKRKRGGDVSDSKQFTYYPLVEDKEEVQRKRRKALPTFSQPFGGGSHMGGGSGGSAGGYGGAGGGGGSLGFFPSSLAYSPYPSGSAPMGCYPGGGGGAQMAAEAPRMAAGEEAAEPSASPLTPHREPQAPDLLQRAREYNARLFGLAQRSARALLDYGVTADARALLAGQRHLLTAQDENGDTPLHLAIIHGQTSVIEQIAHVIYHARHLGVVNLTNHLHQTPLHLAVITGQTRVVSFLLQVGADPALLDRHGDSAVHLALRAGASAPDLLRTLLHSGVPAMHQLLHMPDFEGLYPIHLAVHARSPECLDLLVDSGAEVEAAERQGGRTALHLATEMEELGLVTHLVTKLRANVNARTFAGNTPLHLAAGLGSPTLTRLLLKAGADILAENEEPLCPLPSPPTSGSDSDSEGPERDTRGSFRGHTPLDLTRSTKVKTLLLNAAQDATAPPLTPPSPAGPEPPLEDTALQNLEHLLDGPGAQGSWAELAERLGLRSLVDTYRKTASPSGSLLRSYKLAGGDLAGLLGALSDMGLEEGVRLLRGPEARDKLPSTEVKEDSAYGSESVEQEAEKLGSPPEPPGGLCHGHPQPQVH; this is translated from the exons ATGGAAAGTTGCTACGACCCA GCTCTGGATGGCATGATCGAATATGATGACTTCAAATTCGACCCGTCCATTGTGGAGCCGAAGGAGCCAGCCCCAGAGACAG CTGATGGTCCTTACCTGGTGATAGTGGAACAGCCTAAGCAG CGAGGCTTCCGATTTCGATATGGCTGTGAAGGCCCCTCCCATGGAGGATTGCCAGGTGCCTCCAGTGAGAAGGGCCGGAAGACTTATCCCACAGTCAAG ATCTGTAACTACGAGGGACCAGCCAAGATTGAGGTGGACCTGGTAACACACAGTGACCCGCCTCGTGCTCATGCCCACAGCCTGGTGGGCAAGCAATGCTCGGAGCTGGGGGTCTGCGCCGTGTCTGTGGGGCCCAAGGACATGACTGCCCA attTAACAACCTGGGCGTTCTGCATGTTACCAAGAAGAACATGATGGAGATCATGATACAAAAACTTCAGAGGCAGCGACTCCGCTCCAGGCCCCAGGGCCTTACTG AGGCTGAGCGGCGGGAGCTGgagcaggaggccaaggagctgaaGAAGGTGATGGACCTGAGCATTGTGAGGCTGCGCTTTTCCGCCTTCCTTCGAGCCAGCGATGGCTCCTTCTCGCTGCCCCTGAAGCCTGTTATTTCCCAGCCCATCCATGACAGCA AGTCTCCTGGGGCCTCAAACCTGAAGATTTCTCGAATGGACAAGACAGCTGGCTCTGTGCGGGGTGGAGATGAGGTCTACCTGCTTTGTGACAAGGTGCAGAAAG ATGACATTGAAGTTCGGTTCTACGAGGATGATGAGAACGGATGGCAGGCCTTTGGGGATTTCTCTCCCACAGATGTTCATAAACAG TATGCCATTGTGTTCCGGACACCCCCCTATCACAAGATGAAGATTGAGCGTCCTGTAACCGTGTTCCTGCAGCTGAAACGCAAGCGGGGCGGGGATGTGTCCGACTCCAAACAGTTCACCTATTACCCTCTGGTGGAAG ACAAGGAGGAGGTGCAGCGGAAACGGAGGAAAGCCTTGCCTACCTTCTCGCAGCCCTTCGGGGGTGGCTCCCACATGGGTGGAGGCTCTGGGGGCTCGGCTGGGGGTTatggaggagctggaggaggag GTGGCAGCCTCGgctttttcccctcctccttgGCCTACAGCCCCTACCCGTCGGGCTCGGCCCCGATGGGCTGCTaccccggaggcgggggcggggcgcagATGGCCGCCGAGGCACCCCGCATGGCTGCCGGGGAGGAAGCAGCGGAGCCGAGCGCGTCCCCCCTGACCCCCCACCGCGAACCGCAGGCCCCGGACCTGCTGCAGCGAG CCCGGGAGTACAACGCGCGCCTGTTCGGCCTGGCGCAGCGCAGCGCCCGAGCTCTGCTCGACTACGGCGTCACGGCGGACGCGCGCGCCCTGCTGGCAGGACAGCGCCACCTGCTGACGGCTCAGGACGAGAACGGAGACAC GCCACTGCACCTCGCCATCATCCATGGGCAGACCAGTGTCATAGAGCAAATAGCCCACGTCATCTACCACGCCCGGCATCTCGGTGTTGTCAACCTCACCAATCACCTGCACCAG ACGCCACTGCACCTGGCAGTGATCACCGGGCAGACGAGGGTGGTGAGCTTCCTGCTGCAGGTGGGCGCAGACCCAGCCCTGCTGGACCGGCATGGAGACTCCGCGGTGCACCTGGCTCTGCGGGCGGGGGCCAGTGCCCCCGACCTGCTTCGTACCCTGCTGCACAGCGGAGTTCCCGCCATGCACCAGCTGTTGCACATGCCGGACTTTGAGG GTCTGTACCCAATACACCTGGCAGTCCACGCCCGAAGCCCCGAGTGTCTGGATCTCTTGGTCGACAGTGGGGCTGAAGTAGAGGCTGCAGAACGGCAGGGGGGCCGGACAGCCCTGCATCTAGCCACGGAGATGGAGGAGCTGGGCTTGGTCACACATCTGGTCACCAAG CTCCGTGCCAACGTGAATGCCCGCACCTTTGCCGGAAACACACCCCTACACCTGGCAGCTGGATTGGGATCCCCCACCCTCACCCGCCTCCTCCTGAAGGCTG GGGCTGATATCCTCGCAGAGAATGAAGAGCCCCTGTGCCCACTGCCTTCGCCCCCCACCTCTGGTAGCGACTCAGATTCTGAGGGACCTGAGAGAGACACCCGAGGCAGCTTCCGGGGCCACACACCTCTTGACCTCACTCGTAGCACCAAG GTGAAGACCTTGCTGCTAAATGCTGCTCAGGATGCCACGGCACCCCCTCTCACGCCGCCCAGCCCTGCAG GGCCAGAGCCACCACTTGAGGATACAGCCTTACAGAACCTGGAGCATCTGCTAGATGGGCCAGGAGCCCAGGGCAGCTGGGCAGAACTGGCAGAACGGCTGGGGCTGCGCAGTCTGGTGGACACGTACCGGAAGACCGCCTCACCCAGCGGCAGCCTCCTGCGCAGTTACAAG ctGGCTGGTGGGGACTTGGCAGGCCTGCTGGGCGCCCTGTCTGACATGGGCCTGGAGGAAGGAGTGAGGCTGCTGAGGGGCCCTGAGGCCCGAGACAAGCTGCCCAGCACAG AGGTGAAGGAGGACAGTGCATATGGGAGCGAGTCggtggagcaggaggcagagaagctgggctcaccccctgagccaccagGAGGGCTCTGCCATGGGCACCCCCAGCCTCAGGTGCACTGA